Within Bacteroidales bacterium, the genomic segment AACAGTTACTATTTGAAAAATTAATGTCTTGACGAGGAAGATTTGATTTGATTTTTTATTTTTTCAGAATCTTTTGACAAAAGGAATTTTTTAGTTGAATCGGGAAGGAATTCCAAAAATTCATCGAGTTTATTTTCTTTTATGGCTTTTCTTATTTTTGAGGCACTCACAAAATTATCTTCGCTTCCTATTGCCAATCGCGGAATTTCGATTAATTCAATATTATTTTTTGAAAGAATATATTTCATCGACTTGTTGTATTCTGCTGTTGTTTTGCAATATGTTTCCGTTCCAACATATCTCTTTTTAATTTCAAGGACAGGAGCTATATGTTTAGTAAAAACAGTAACATCAAGCTCTGTTTGCTTTTGTGTGATCAAATCTATTTTTTCATTCTTTAAAAAATATGCAGGGAATGTTGCCGATGAAACAATGTAATTTCCTCCGCGAAGCATGATAACATTTTTCAAATGACTAATTCCTTCTGCAATTAATTTCCAGCGGATATCAAAACCAAATACAGATTGGTCTTCTTCCACAACAAAAAGATATAACACATCATTTTCAGAAGCAGCCTTTTCAATAAGATATTTATGCCCATTCGTGAAAGGATTGCAATTAACAACAATCGAAGCAACAGATAGATTTGCTTTATTAATCTTTTTGGATTTCAGATATGCTTTGTAATTGTCGATGGTTTCATAACCAAACTCGAGTAATACATAAGTAGGCAGGGCAGAAGCAATTTCAGTATATCCGATACCTTCAAATTTTTTTACGTTTTCAGGTTTTGTAAAAACAAATACGGTTTTGTGTTTTAATAAAACCTGTTCGCTCAAATGCTTTACTATAAATGAAAATGCTGTGGTATCCCTGTATTTTGGCGAAACAGCAACAAATTTTAAAATATTTTTTTTAAGTGAACCGGTAGCTATTAATTCATCATTCAGATTAATAAGGATTACAGTATAATCAATCTCATCGGGAATAAAATCAAATCCTAATGGTCGTAAAAAATCTTTTACTTTTTTTACATCGTAAGGATTTTTCATATCCATTACTTCATACCTGTAATCTGTATTTTCAACGATCATACGAATACTTGTTTTTTACTAAATATAAAAATACAGCAACAGCAAGCAAATCGGCAGAACCGCCAGGCGAAATATTTTTTTCGAGGCAAAAATTTTCGAGGATTTTATAATTATTTTTTTGTTCATCCTCCGATTTTGAATTAAATGTTTTCATTGCCAATAACTTTAATTCTTCTAGAATCGCAGTGTTGCTTCTGAAAATAACATTTGTATCATTATTGTTCCCGATAAGCAAAAGTAAAGATTTAAAAAGTATCTTTTGTTTTTCCGTTGCGCTGATTTTTTCCAATTCGGAATCATTGAGCATCTGCAAGCCATATTTTATGGTAGTATTAAACCCTTCAGCAACTTCATATCTTGCTCCGCCGGCAATTTGTTTTCCATATTTCTGAACACAAATTCTGCCATGGGTTTTCTCAGAAGTTTTTTCATCGAACTCGCTTAATAAATTTTCTCCGATATTTTTTGCTATAGATGAGAACTCTGTTAAATCAAAAGTTTTTTTCTCTGAAATCAGCCTGGCTGAAGCAAAGACAGCAACTCCCATTAAAAAAATAATTCCTTTTTGCGTGTTGATTCCTTTGGTAACTTCAAACATTTCTTTTTCCATGGTCAATCCGATTTCCCGTATTGAAGCCAGGGCAGATGAAAGATGTTTATCAAACAAAAATCCTCTTTCAGCAATCT encodes:
- the citC gene encoding [citrate (pro-3S)-lyase] ligase; the encoded protein is MIVENTDYRYEVMDMKNPYDVKKVKDFLRPLGFDFIPDEIDYTVILINLNDELIATGSLKKNILKFVAVSPKYRDTTAFSFIVKHLSEQVLLKHKTVFVFTKPENVKKFEGIGYTEIASALPTYVLLEFGYETIDNYKAYLKSKKINKANLSVASIVVNCNPFTNGHKYLIEKAASENDVLYLFVVEEDQSVFGFDIRWKLIAEGISHLKNVIMLRGGNYIVSSATFPAYFLKNEKIDLITQKQTELDVTVFTKHIAPVLEIKKRYVGTETYCKTTAEYNKSMKYILSKNNIELIEIPRLAIGSEDNFVSASKIRKAIKENKLDEFLEFLPDSTKKFLLSKDSEKIKNQIKSSSSRH
- a CDS encoding triphosphoribosyl-dephospho-CoA synthase — protein: MNENDKILEGILLAKEKRSLIKESIKNEGYVSLSFSLNIPGYPKTSNDITAFFDSVLVQLKIFLSANRIEIANEYNQTDDAGNIFISSIKSSFLSIQNIKQLCETFEERHELGRLIDIDVTDNDGKYISSGKNKLCFYCGSYSALDCMHSKRHDYSDVRNFIFEKIKNYLIVQQKEKVCNTLASYASRAILYEISLTPKPGLVDFNNSGKHTDMDYYTFLDSSSVISPYFYKIAERGFLFDKHLSSALASIREIGLTMEKEMFEVTKGINTQKGIIFLMGVAVFASARLISEKKTFDLTEFSSIAKNIGENLLSEFDEKTSEKTHGRICVQKYGKQIAGGARYEVAEGFNTTIKYGLQMLNDSELEKISATEKQKILFKSLLLLIGNNNDTNVIFRSNTAILEELKLLAMKTFNSKSEDEQKNNYKILENFCLEKNISPGGSADLLAVAVFLYLVKNKYSYDR